TTGTTACTTTATTGTGTGTATTTACATTTTCGGGGGCTTACAAAATAATAGAAACAGCTGCACAACACAAATTATACACCGGAAAGGTGATCCATAATGACAACCCTGATAATCCTGGCACACCCCGATATAGAGGCTTCAAGAGTGAACCGGAGATGGAGACAAAAGCTGCTGCTGCATCCGGAGGACGTAACGGTCCACGAGCTCTACAAGGAATACCCGGACTGGAGCATCAATGTTCCGCGGGAGCAGCGTTTATTGGAGGCGCACGAGCTGATTATTTTCCAATTCCCCTTATACTGGTACAGCTACCCACCGCTGCTGAAAAAATGGCTGGACGATGTGTTCACTCACGGCTGGGCTTACGGTTCGAGCGGGAACAAGCTGCAGGGTAAGAAGCTGGGCATTGCTATGACCATTGGCGATAAAAAGGAAAACTACCAGCCTGCCGGGTCTGTTTCTTTTACAGTAGATGAGATCATCGCCCCGTTCCAGGCCAGTGCCATCCATGTCGGCGCAGCCGCCCTACCTTACTTCGCCGTGTTCGGCGCTTCCTTCCAGGCGAGTGACGATGAAATTAATCAGAGTGCCGTGGAGTATCTGGAGTATATCCTTCGGAACCGGTAATATGCCGCTATTCCCGCTTCTTCCCGACCGCGCCAAGGTAGATCACAAATTCTTCATCGCCATCCAGTTCGAGCACCTCATCAATCAGCTGCTGATCATATATTCCGATGGCACAAGCTCCGGCCCCGATGGATTCACTGGCCAGGTACAGATTCTGGCAGACATGCCCGGCATCGATGAGAATTTTTTTGTGCGCGGAGATATCATATTTCCATTCCGACCGGTACGGCGTAGTGCTCCAGGCGAACAGAACAGCAGCCTTCTTGGCGAAATTGGGAACAAAGGGCTGATCCAGCGTGATCGCATCAATCTTCTGTTCCAGCTGGTCTAATTCAAACATAAATAACAGCTTGTGCTCCACAGGAAGGTACCGGTAGATGCCCTGTGGTATACCTTTGACCCGCATAATCATCAGATAGGTCTCAAACGTATGGGTCGCCCCGCTGCACGGTACCGTCCGCAGAGTCAGTCCGTTCTTGCTCATCCCCGTAATACCCTGCGTGGCCCACAGTAAATAGGATAGCTCCTCCAGACTTAGCGTGTCGGCCGAATAGAATCTTGTACTCCTTCTTTGGCCGATGCAATCCACAATATTGTTCTGACTCACAACGTCCCGGCTGACCTCAGGCAAATCAATGATCTGTGCTCCCTCATCATAGGGCTTCACAATCGGCGGCTGCGCGATGCCCTTAATCTTGTCTGTTCGGATATGCTTGAATTCATGAAAATTCGATTTCAGCAATTGTCTCTGTTGTTCGTATCTTGTCATTATAGATCCTCCCGGCGTCCCTTGATCCTATAAATTTATCATGTGATTTGAATTAGTTTGTGATTATAATCACTATCTTTACAAATACAAAGCTATTTTTGCAGCGATGACTGTCCTGCTTGAAAAACAGACCAAATGATGCCTTCTTACCCGACGGCAGTCACTTGGTCTATTCCTGTTTATTTTCAAAAAAATAATCCATATACTATTGAAGCATGGAAGCGATATTTTTAATGCGAACGCAACTCCATCTTTTGCATATCTACGATAAAACCATAAGTCCGCAAGATATCCAATCCAAGCAATCCTTTGTGAGACTTCGGAAGTATTCCCACATCAATCTCCACATCTTTAATTATAAATGCATCAATTTCAATTTGATCCATCACTTTAGTGTAAAAAGGTACCGTTCCCCCAACACCATACGCTTCATAAACAGGGTCTCCGTTTTCATAAGTTACACCTATCTCTTCAAGTACATCAGGACTGAACACAGTATGCGAGGAACCCGTATCAATAATGATATCCTTAATTTGCAGCGTTCTCCCTAGATAGCATACGGAAATATCTATTGTCAGGAGTTGTCCATCATAAGCTATCTTCATGATCGCCGCCTCACTCTCATCAATGGGTCTCTGCGCAGATGAATAACGCACTCCTCATTGGCAGTGTGATAGACAAGATTTCCAGGTTCGGCGCTGAAAAATTCCTGGTTGGCGTTCTTCTCAGATACTGCACGAACAGGAGCTACTTCCGTTATAATTTTCTTATCATCTTCCTCACGATAGTCAAGAATGGAAAGCAAAACAAATTGGTCAGGAAACAATTCTCTTACTTGCTGCCATTTCATTCTTTCACACCTCCCGGGTAGCCATCGATAAAAGTGGTTCTAATGAATTCATTTTATCATAGTTTGAAATCGAATTGAGAGTTGGCACGCCAACAACAAAAAACCTCCCCTCATCCCGAAGGATAAGAGAAGGCTTAAACGCATCACCTCTGAAGCATGGCAGCTAGATTTTCAGCTCCCCAAGCTTGATCAGCTCGACAACCGCTTGTGAACGGCCTTTTACGTTTAATTTTTGCATTACGTTTGAGATGTGGTTGCGGACGGTTTTTTCGCTGATGAATAACAGTCCGGCAATATCCCGTGTAGTTTTGTCCTGCACAAGAAGCTCGAATACTTCGCGTTCACGATGCGTCAACAAAAATTTGCTATGATGTTCGTTGCCCTTCAATGGTGTCACCCCTCCTTGCCCTGGGTTTGTTTGGTATAACAAGGTAAAGGGATACAGTCAAACCATACTATGTGGAGGGGCAGTTAATGGTGCTGTCACAGCATTAAATTGGGCGGGGGCAGGCGCGGAGTCTGGACAATCCAGGCATATCGCAGCCAGGACGCAGCAAAACAGGCCGCAGCTCCTTATGCGTTAAGGGCGGCAGCCGGCGGGCACATGCAATAGAATTCGAGTTACAGCAACAAGCTGTACCGGTCCGTCACGCCCTTTCGGTCACGCCGGTTTCTCCGGTAGAGATTGTTGTTGCACCCCCAGTGTAATGTATGAAATGGATTCCATAGCAAGCTTTTTATCGGCCGAAAAGCTGTTCATTTCTATGTTAGAATAAGGTCATACCAGTCTCACACAGGAGGCGCAGACGAACGTGGCTAATATTAAAGAAATCGCCCGGATGGCCGGAGTATCTGTAACGACCGTCTCACGGGTGCTGAATAATCATCCGTATGTCAGCAAGGACAAAAGAGACGCTGTACTGCAAACGATTGAGCAGCTCGACTATACCCGCAATATGAACGCCGTTCATCTGATTACCGGACGTACCGGTGCGGTGGCGGTGATTCTGCCTTATATTCATGCTTTTTATTTCTCGATTATTATGAATGGACTTGCCCATGAAGCGCTGCTCTCGCAATACCGGCTGATTCTGTGCCAGAGCAATTATCTGGAGGAAGAAGAAATCAAAGTGCTGGAGATGCTGCGCCATAAAGAGATTGACGGTGTCGTGATTGTATCTACTGCGCTGAAGCCGGAGATCATCGAGGAGTATACGGCTTACGGTCCGATTATCACCTGCCAGGACAGCGGAGAGCGGCGCTATTCCTCTGTCTATATTGAGCATTATGCGGCTTTCAAGCAGGGGCTGGAGTATTTGACCGGCAAAGGTTACCGCTCCATCGGTTATTGCGAGGGACGGCGTAACGGCAGCAGCGCAGTGATCCGGCAGACCGCTTACCGCGAATTCATTGCTGAGCATCAGCTGGCTTTTGAAGAAGAATGGATGATCTATGACTGTACAACGGAGGAAGACGGCGCAGCCGCTGCACTGTCTCTGCTGAAAATGTCTCAGCGGCCGGAAGCCATGATTATTACGGGAGACCATGTAGCCGCCGGGCTGATCATTGAAGCGCGCAGAGCCGGTCTAAGCATCCCTGATGACCTGGCGGTTATGGGCTTCGACAACCAGCCGATCGGCCGGCTGCTTCAGATCACCACCATGGACAACCACTTGTATGAGATGGGGGCCGCCGCTTTCCGCATTATCCATGAGCAGATTCACTCGGAGCGCCCCGAGCCGGTCTACCGCAAGCTGGACTACCGGATTATCGAGCGGTCCACGGTGTAGAATAGGGCTGGCTTCCGGGCAGTTATAGAGACAGCAGCTTCAAAAATATGCGTACAGCGTCCTCTGGCCGGGGGACGTTTTTTTGTGCATTTTATGTGAGTTATATGCGCGGTTTCTATGAATATGATAATTATCACATTTTTATTGACAGGCAAGGGTTGGAGAATTATGATAAGTCCATTATTGATAATGATTATCATTCACAAAAGGAGTGTCCACAATCTATGAAGATTAGTCATGCTGTACCTGCGGGTCTGTTAGCAGCTTCCCTCCTGCTTGCCGGATGCGCAAGCAAGGATAACAGTAATAACGATGGCAACAAGGGCAACAGTGGTAACAACTCCGGGAATAATGCCGCAGCCCAGGCAGGTAGCGGGGCCGCCAGCACACCGTCAGCCACTGCTGCCGTAAGCGGAGCCGGGGCGGACTTCACTACTGCCATCGACGAATACCGGAAATACGTCATTGAACAATGCGATGCGTTCGTCAAGCAGACCGAGGGCTTCACGGATGCCGTTAAGGCAGGCAAGCTGGAAGAAGCCAAGGCGCTGTATGCTCCGGCACGCATGTATTATGAGCGGATCGAGCCGATTGCTGAAGCGCTTGGGGATCTGGACCCGAACATTGATGCCCGTGAGAATGATGTAGATGCAGCGGAGTGGCGCGGTTTTCATAAGATTGAACAGGCACTCTGGCAGAATCACACAACGGAGGGCATGACGGATGTCGCGGACCGCCTGCTGAAAGATGCGCAGCTGCTGCGCGCCAAGGTGGAGACGGCGGGAATCGATGCCAATCTGCTCGTTACCGGGGCTGTTGAGCTGCTGAATGAGGTCTCCTCCTCCAAAGTAACGGGGGAAGAGGAGCGTTACTCCCATACGGATTTGTATGATTTTGTGGCGAATGTGGAGGGGGCACAGAAGATCTATGAGCTGCTGAAGCCGGAGCTGGCCAAAAAAGACCCGGCCCTTGAGCAAACCATCGGCGAGCGGTTCACCGCCTTAATGAATGAGCTGGCGCCGTTCAAATCGGGGAAGGGCTACGTCTCTTACGAAATGCTCAAACCGGAGGAGGTCCGCAAGTTAAGCCAGAACCTCGACGCCTTGGCTGAGCCGCTATCCAATATGGGAACGATTCTGGGAGTGTGACGATATGAACAAGAAAGACAAGAATTCCCGGAATAAGGCTGACGCGGATCACGGAATTCCTGCGCCGGAGACCCAGCTGTTCAACACCAAATTCAGCCGCCGCGATATGCTGCGGCTTACCGGTGCCTCGGG
This genomic interval from Paenibacillus sp. FSL H8-0332 contains the following:
- a CDS encoding NAD(P)H-dependent oxidoreductase, whose translation is MTTLIILAHPDIEASRVNRRWRQKLLLHPEDVTVHELYKEYPDWSINVPREQRLLEAHELIIFQFPLYWYSYPPLLKKWLDDVFTHGWAYGSSGNKLQGKKLGIAMTIGDKKENYQPAGSVSFTVDEIIAPFQASAIHVGAAALPYFAVFGASFQASDDEINQSAVEYLEYILRNR
- a CDS encoding SagB/ThcOx family dehydrogenase, which produces MTRYEQQRQLLKSNFHEFKHIRTDKIKGIAQPPIVKPYDEGAQIIDLPEVSRDVVSQNNIVDCIGQRRSTRFYSADTLSLEELSYLLWATQGITGMSKNGLTLRTVPCSGATHTFETYLMIMRVKGIPQGIYRYLPVEHKLLFMFELDQLEQKIDAITLDQPFVPNFAKKAAVLFAWSTTPYRSEWKYDISAHKKILIDAGHVCQNLYLASESIGAGACAIGIYDQQLIDEVLELDGDEEFVIYLGAVGKKRE
- a CDS encoding retropepsin-like aspartic protease, coding for MKIAYDGQLLTIDISVCYLGRTLQIKDIIIDTGSSHTVFSPDVLEEIGVTYENGDPVYEAYGVGGTVPFYTKVMDQIEIDAFIIKDVEIDVGILPKSHKGLLGLDILRTYGFIVDMQKMELRSH
- a CDS encoding LuxR C-terminal-related transcriptional regulator, with the translated sequence MKGNEHHSKFLLTHREREVFELLVQDKTTRDIAGLLFISEKTVRNHISNVMQKLNVKGRSQAVVELIKLGELKI
- a CDS encoding LacI family DNA-binding transcriptional regulator; this translates as MANIKEIARMAGVSVTTVSRVLNNHPYVSKDKRDAVLQTIEQLDYTRNMNAVHLITGRTGAVAVILPYIHAFYFSIIMNGLAHEALLSQYRLILCQSNYLEEEEIKVLEMLRHKEIDGVVIVSTALKPEIIEEYTAYGPIITCQDSGERRYSSVYIEHYAAFKQGLEYLTGKGYRSIGYCEGRRNGSSAVIRQTAYREFIAEHQLAFEEEWMIYDCTTEEDGAAAALSLLKMSQRPEAMIITGDHVAAGLIIEARRAGLSIPDDLAVMGFDNQPIGRLLQITTMDNHLYEMGAAAFRIIHEQIHSERPEPVYRKLDYRIIERSTV
- the efeO gene encoding iron uptake system protein EfeO, producing the protein MKISHAVPAGLLAASLLLAGCASKDNSNNDGNKGNSGNNSGNNAAAQAGSGAASTPSATAAVSGAGADFTTAIDEYRKYVIEQCDAFVKQTEGFTDAVKAGKLEEAKALYAPARMYYERIEPIAEALGDLDPNIDARENDVDAAEWRGFHKIEQALWQNHTTEGMTDVADRLLKDAQLLRAKVETAGIDANLLVTGAVELLNEVSSSKVTGEEERYSHTDLYDFVANVEGAQKIYELLKPELAKKDPALEQTIGERFTALMNELAPFKSGKGYVSYEMLKPEEVRKLSQNLDALAEPLSNMGTILGV